One stretch of Oryzias latipes chromosome 7, ASM223467v1 DNA includes these proteins:
- the pqlc2 gene encoding lysosomal amino acid transporter 1 homolog, which yields MATDGVLARGTLGWTSGGNFTSLCPNGTKWVWDGLGECAQDGRDMASVYLGLLSIVCFMVSSLPQYWNSWKKGNMDSALSVWFLLLWLAGDSCNLVGSFLADQLPLQTYTAVYYVLADLLMLTMYTYYKLRNRRAAGRTALNAVGVSCILGLSASLTRLPGLSPQPEMSPSGFRSRSLLSTADAGAIAAFTTKEIVGFSIGSLSSVLYLCSRLPQMYTNFRRKSTEGVSYFLFALVILGNATYGLSVLLKNPDQSQGERSYLVHHLPWLIGSLGTLSLDLIISIQFLIYRNPPDQNPSLHQEESAPLIG from the exons ATGGCCACAGACGGGGTCCTCGCTCGTGGGACCCTGGGGTGGACCTCCGGGGGAAACTTCACCTCCTTGTGTCCCAATGGAACCAAATGGGTTTGGGACGGGCTCGGGGAGTGTGCCCAGGATGGGCGGGACATGGCCAGCGTCTACCTGGGGCTGCTGTCCATCGTCTGCTTCATGGTGTCCTCCCTCCC GCAGTACTGGAACTCGTGGAAGAAGGGGAACATGGACAGCGCGCTGTCCGTGTGGTTTCTGCTGCTCTGGCTGGCAGGAGACTCCTGCAACCTGGTGGGCTCGTTTCTGGCAGACCAGCTTCCCCTTCAG ACCTACACAGCTGTTTACTACGTTCTGGCGGACCTGCTGATGCTCACCATGTACACCTACTACAAGCTGAGGAaccgcagagcagcag GTAGGACGGCTTTGAACGCGGTGGGCGTGTCCTGCATCCTGGGCCTCTCTGCCAGCCTCACCCGTCTTCCTGGACTGAGCCCCCAGCCGGAGATGAGTCCTTCCGGGTTCAGAAGTCGCTCGCTGCTGTCGACGGCCGACGCGGGCGCCATCGCC GCTTTCACCACTAAGGAGATAGTGGGTTTCTCCATCGGGTCGCTGTCCTCCGTCCTCTACCTCTGCTCCAGACTCCCACAGATGTACACCAAT TTCAGGAGGAAGTCCACGGAGGGCGTGTCCTACTTCCTCTTCGCTCTGGTCATCCTGGGAAACGCCACGTACGGACTCAGCGTACTGCTGAAGAACCCGGACCAGAGTCAGGGGGAGAGGAGCTACCTGGTCCACCACCTGCCCTGGCTCATCGGCAGCCTGGGAACCCTCAGCCTGGACCTCATC ATATCCATACAGTTCCTGATTTATCGGAACCCTCCGGACCAGAACCCGAGCCTCCACCAGGAAGAGTCGGCGCCGCTGATCGGCTGA